A genomic segment from Oryctolagus cuniculus chromosome 14, mOryCun1.1, whole genome shotgun sequence encodes:
- the LRRC70 gene encoding leucine-rich repeat-containing protein 70, whose amino-acid sequence MRGRALHYVKWTDITNCITSSTEVSGAGAVHFRHVHHKTTALMMAWRKVTTSGKHLENTETERVAFWEQIRTSPASRSFPENTFGGPLETTAVLPVQIQLTSSVNLNLEKNSALPIDAASMSGKTSLICTQEVEKLNEAFDILLAFFILACVLIIFLIYKVVQFKQKLTAPENPGENRLEYYSFYQSAKYNVTASICNTSPNPLQSPGLEQVQLHKQIVPESEAQVILFEHSAL is encoded by the coding sequence ATGCGTGGCAGAGCATTGCATTACGTTAAATGGACTGACATTACAAACTGCATTACATCTTCAACAGAGGTATCCGGAGCTGGGGCTGTACACTTTCGTCACGTTCATCACAAGACAACTGCGTTAATGATGGCCTGGCGTAAAGTAACCACAAGTGGgaaacatttggaaaatactgAGACTGAGAGAGTTGCTTTCTGGGAACAAATTCGTACGTCACCTGCCAGTAGATCTTTTCCAGAGAATACCTTTGGTGGTCCGTTAGAGACCACTGCAGTGTTACCTGTGCAAATACAACTTACTTCTTCTGTTAACTTGAACTTGGAAAAGAACAGTGCTCTACCAATTGATGCTGCTTCCATGTCGGGAAAAACATCTCTCATTTGTACACAAGAAGTTGAAAAGTTGAATGAGGCTTTTGACATTTTGCTAGCTTTTTTCATTTTAGCTTGTGTTTTAATCATTTTTCTCATCTACAAAGTTGTTCAGTTTAAGCAGAAATTAACAGCACCAGAAAACCCAGGGGAAAATAGACTTGAATACTACAGCTTTTATCAGTCAGCAAAGTATAATGTAACTGCCTCAATCTGTAACACTTCCCCAAATCCTCTACAAAGCCCTGGGTTGGAGCAGGTTCAGCTTCATAAGCAAATTGTTCCTGAAAGTGAGGCACAGGTCATTCTCTTTGAACATTCTGCTTTATAA